A single bacterium DNA region contains:
- a CDS encoding cyclic nucleotide-binding domain-containing protein has product MERLRSNKLFEGLSDSHFERLKGFIKIKNYPKDSALIEEGVHGETLYLLISGKVKVSKTSDNGKELILAIRSGGDFFGEMSLLEDAPRSARIMAMEDCEAGLIAKKDFTKMMLEEPQVALNILKTVSARLRQTNDQIIESFLEREKAGQKQTERFQALFEFSKAITADCEERTLFKLAPVIVIDQLVCDNVKLFLYDKTAEEVSSLDERGTLQQVSAIGSVYTNLIQIKKTLQIHDFTTLEHYRNAEPVSFWKKTASILVAPIIEDRLVKGCIIVKSNIARKWPDDDEAFVAMLSSYVAISLRNISLRKQMLVTEKLSAVGKVSSSILHDFKNLLSVIDNYAKFILKADHLNDVKEYVDKILTSSNLMISMSHEVLFYAQGEAKLNRKEWPLLDIFNTVIQLLENRLKANNVTLTVNVPQSLNYTFDSDKISRAFYNLLINACDAVPKSKGVVFVEAKTEGKTLTIIVSDNGSGISQQVLPRIFDPFVTTKSHGTGLGLAIVKNIVDAHGGKIEAESHQGGGTRFIMTFPLENKTA; this is encoded by the coding sequence ATGGAACGATTACGCTCCAACAAACTATTTGAAGGCTTGTCGGATTCTCATTTTGAACGCCTGAAAGGCTTCATCAAAATCAAAAATTACCCCAAAGACTCCGCTCTTATTGAGGAAGGGGTCCACGGAGAAACGTTATATCTTTTGATATCCGGAAAAGTCAAGGTTTCAAAAACGTCCGATAACGGCAAAGAACTGATCCTGGCAATTCGGAGCGGCGGCGATTTTTTTGGTGAAATGTCACTATTGGAAGATGCCCCGCGATCGGCGCGCATTATGGCTATGGAAGATTGCGAAGCCGGATTGATTGCCAAAAAAGACTTTACAAAGATGATGCTTGAGGAGCCGCAGGTTGCTTTAAATATTCTAAAAACGGTCAGCGCTCGCCTGAGGCAAACCAACGACCAGATCATCGAAAGTTTTTTAGAACGTGAAAAAGCCGGTCAAAAACAAACGGAACGTTTTCAGGCTTTATTTGAATTTAGCAAAGCTATCACAGCCGACTGCGAAGAACGCACCCTTTTCAAATTAGCGCCGGTCATTGTAATAGATCAGTTGGTGTGCGACAACGTCAAGCTTTTCCTTTACGACAAAACGGCGGAAGAAGTATCGTCGCTTGATGAACGCGGAACTCTTCAGCAGGTTTCAGCAATTGGCTCCGTGTACACTAATCTTATTCAGATTAAGAAGACGTTGCAGATCCATGATTTCACTACATTGGAACATTACCGTAACGCCGAACCGGTCTCCTTCTGGAAAAAAACGGCAAGTATTCTGGTAGCGCCCATCATAGAGGACCGTTTAGTAAAAGGGTGTATCATCGTCAAAAGCAATATAGCCCGAAAATGGCCGGACGATGACGAAGCGTTTGTCGCCATGTTATCGTCTTATGTCGCTATATCGCTTAGAAATATTAGTCTGCGGAAACAAATGTTGGTTACAGAAAAACTGTCGGCAGTCGGGAAAGTATCCAGTTCTATTCTGCACGATTTTAAAAATTTATTATCGGTGATCGATAATTACGCCAAGTTCATACTTAAAGCGGACCATCTCAACGATGTAAAGGAATATGTCGACAAAATACTGACCAGTTCGAACCTGATGATCTCAATGTCCCATGAAGTTTTGTTCTATGCGCAAGGTGAAGCTAAATTGAATCGAAAGGAATGGCCGTTACTTGATATTTTTAATACGGTGATACAACTGCTTGAGAACCGCTTAAAGGCCAACAATGTTACGCTCACGGTTAATGTTCCGCAGTCATTGAATTACACATTCGATTCCGATAAGATCAGCCGTGCATTTTACAATTTACTCATTAACGCCTGCGATGCGGTTCCAAAATCAAAAGGCGTTGTCTTCGTCGAAGCCAAGACGGAAGGCAAAACACTGACGATTATCGTATCGGATAATGGATCGGGAATTTCGCAACAGGTTCTACCGCGTATTTTTGATCCTTTTGTTACAACCAAGTCGCACGGTACAGGGTTGGGGCTCGCGATCGTAAAAAACATTGTAGATGCTCACGGAGGAAAGATCGAAGCGGAAAGCCATCAGGGGGGCGGAACTCGCTTTATTATGACATTTCCATTAGAAAATAAGACCGCATGA
- the dacB gene encoding D-alanyl-D-alanine carboxypeptidase/D-alanyl-D-alanine-endopeptidase yields the protein MENMFFIINLALWWLHVLSRNKNERNSVIKFCLIVSGLLVFRILSLFSQNHTLSVQKFQKETDRLINQKFLDNAFWGIQVQSLKHGDILYSHHANKNLIPASNMKIFTSVFALDKLGPDFQYTTTVYLHGRFEDDTTFSGNLILRGMGDPTISGRFFDNKITKVLEDWADSLAAKKIKIIHGRIIGDDNFFGDEALGKHWEWDEESYWYSAQVSGLSFNDNCVNWYVTPTQIGKPAKIQLAPGTSYVTIDNRITTVAGSSESQEIEFTRERSSNLIHATGKITAESDVQVGYVTVENPTLFTATVMKEVLQKRGIQVDSASVDIDNLTSYTYHDSDTTVMRIAVYQSPKLDEILKIVNKRSQNLFAEQLLRTVAAVIDSDGTGQRALKSEREFLKKIGISPDKMFIMDGSGYSRTNLVTPESIVALLKFIRQHKYWKVFYESLPKAGMERSLNHRMKNTPAEGNVRAKTGTLDNVSTISGFVKTADGEEIVFSIMCNNFNVDNLEVQKVQDAILVNLASFSRN from the coding sequence ATGGAAAATATGTTTTTTATTATAAACTTGGCGCTGTGGTGGTTGCACGTGTTGTCAAGAAATAAAAATGAAAGGAATAGTGTTATTAAATTTTGTTTGATCGTTTCAGGGCTTCTGGTTTTCCGTATCCTTTCCCTCTTTTCACAGAACCATACGCTGAGCGTACAAAAATTTCAGAAGGAAACGGACCGGCTTATTAATCAAAAGTTTTTAGACAATGCGTTTTGGGGAATTCAGGTTCAATCGCTTAAACACGGAGACATACTCTACTCCCATCATGCGAATAAAAATCTGATTCCGGCGTCCAATATGAAAATTTTTACATCGGTTTTTGCGCTGGACAAATTGGGCCCGGATTTTCAGTACACTACAACCGTATATTTACATGGCCGTTTTGAAGACGACACGACGTTTTCAGGAAACCTGATTCTACGCGGAATGGGCGATCCTACTATTTCAGGAAGATTTTTTGATAATAAAATAACCAAAGTTTTGGAAGATTGGGCAGACAGCCTCGCCGCCAAAAAAATAAAAATAATTCACGGCAGGATTATCGGAGACGACAATTTTTTTGGCGATGAGGCGCTCGGCAAACACTGGGAGTGGGACGAGGAATCTTATTGGTATTCTGCACAGGTAAGCGGTTTGTCGTTTAACGACAACTGTGTGAATTGGTACGTCACGCCCACTCAAATTGGCAAGCCAGCAAAAATCCAACTTGCGCCCGGAACGAGTTATGTTACTATTGATAACCGTATTACAACCGTAGCGGGTTCGTCCGAATCGCAGGAAATCGAATTCACCAGAGAACGCAGCTCGAACCTTATTCATGCGACCGGTAAAATTACCGCTGAATCGGATGTTCAGGTTGGATATGTCACCGTAGAAAACCCCACGCTTTTTACAGCGACAGTTATGAAAGAGGTTTTGCAGAAGAGAGGTATACAGGTTGACAGCGCATCGGTAGATATTGACAACTTGACGTCTTATACGTATCATGATAGCGATACGACCGTAATGCGGATTGCCGTTTATCAATCGCCAAAACTGGACGAAATATTAAAAATTGTAAATAAACGAAGCCAAAACTTATTTGCCGAGCAGTTGCTGCGGACGGTTGCTGCGGTAATCGATTCCGACGGAACCGGACAAAGAGCATTAAAAAGCGAAAGAGAGTTTCTAAAAAAAATTGGGATCAGTCCCGATAAAATGTTTATCATGGATGGCTCCGGGTATTCGCGCACCAATCTGGTTACGCCGGAAAGCATCGTGGCTCTCCTGAAATTTATCAGACAACATAAATATTGGAAAGTATTTTATGAATCGCTGCCAAAGGCCGGGATGGAGCGTTCATTGAATCATCGTATGAAGAATACTCCAGCCGAAGGCAATGTGCGCGCGAAGACGGGTACGTTAGACAATGTATCGACCATCTCGGGTTTTGTAAAAACAGCAGACGGCGAAGAAATAGTTTTTAGCATTATGTGCAATAATTTTAATGTTGATAATTTAGAAGTTCAAAAAGTCCAGGACGCCATACTGGTCAATCTGGCATCTTTTAGCAGGAATTAG
- the selB gene encoding selenocysteine-specific translation elongation factor, with the protein MSHFIIGTAGHIDHGKTALVKALTDIDTDRLKEEKERGITIDLGFAYWKDGITIIDVPGHERFIRNMVAGVSAIDYVLLVIAADDGIMPQTIEHLEILKLLHISSGAVVITKIDQADELHLRNLEIEIKNLISDSLLRSAPFFRVSSVQKTGIDELKGHLQNAAQQKIPKFDRGFFRMNIDRSFLVKGFGTILTGTVLSGTARNGQWIELLPARKTVRIRGLQKHSQPVEEVMIGDRAAINVSGIDNEPTKRGNVLAEPGHLISTNSFFGKWYLLKSVKKTIEKQIRVRLHMGTAELFCKVHIVGESIQPGKSGYIRVVSEDPLVCIRGDRFIVREINSSMTLGGGIVLDHLHPEITPELPYLRLMENESLPTVIREFIIYHKIVSVTEIISVFGLSNSIIRNELNKLEKLNQIVTIGEQALDVNYFSILQKQLVNAVEKFHQERPTEKGLKISELRMKLAAAMQGDVFDLVLKTTVRKGALTEEKEIVYLSSYRIQINTNERELIEEIESKLAQTPFSPPSVEVIETETKLPASELQRILRIMVQLELIVKTDKNLYFHRDAVRQARQFIIDFIGEKGHIKITDFKDRFHTSRKFALSLLEYFDAIQVTSRNGDHRELLHP; encoded by the coding sequence ATGAGTCATTTTATCATCGGAACTGCGGGGCATATAGACCATGGTAAAACGGCGTTGGTGAAGGCGTTAACGGATATTGATACCGATCGTCTCAAAGAAGAAAAGGAACGCGGTATCACCATTGATCTGGGGTTTGCCTACTGGAAAGACGGTATAACGATCATTGATGTGCCCGGACACGAACGGTTTATTCGTAATATGGTTGCCGGCGTCAGTGCGATAGATTATGTATTGTTGGTTATCGCAGCCGATGACGGCATCATGCCGCAAACAATAGAACATCTCGAAATTCTTAAACTGCTTCATATTTCCTCCGGCGCAGTTGTCATCACTAAAATCGATCAGGCAGATGAATTACATTTAAGGAATCTCGAAATTGAAATCAAAAATTTGATTTCAGATTCACTTTTGAGAAGCGCTCCTTTTTTTAGAGTTTCATCAGTGCAAAAGACAGGCATTGATGAATTAAAGGGGCATCTGCAGAATGCGGCACAGCAGAAAATACCAAAATTTGATCGCGGTTTTTTCAGAATGAACATCGACAGGAGCTTTTTAGTAAAAGGTTTTGGAACCATACTAACGGGAACCGTCTTGTCTGGAACTGCCCGGAACGGTCAATGGATTGAATTGCTTCCCGCTAGGAAAACGGTACGAATCCGCGGGCTGCAGAAGCATTCCCAACCGGTCGAAGAGGTAATGATCGGCGACCGTGCAGCGATCAATGTCTCAGGAATTGATAACGAGCCGACAAAACGCGGCAATGTGCTGGCTGAACCCGGCCACTTGATTTCAACAAATTCTTTTTTTGGCAAATGGTATTTATTAAAATCCGTAAAAAAGACCATCGAAAAACAAATACGAGTTCGTTTGCATATGGGTACAGCCGAACTATTTTGCAAAGTTCATATCGTCGGCGAATCGATTCAGCCCGGAAAAAGCGGATATATTCGGGTAGTTTCAGAAGATCCGCTGGTTTGCATACGCGGCGATAGGTTTATTGTGAGGGAAATTAATTCTTCAATGACACTCGGGGGCGGTATAGTTTTAGATCATCTTCACCCTGAGATAACTCCGGAGTTGCCATATCTTCGACTCATGGAGAATGAAAGTTTGCCAACAGTTATACGCGAATTTATAATCTATCACAAGATTGTCAGCGTTACAGAAATCATTTCAGTTTTTGGGTTATCAAATTCAATTATCAGAAATGAGTTAAACAAATTAGAAAAGTTAAATCAGATTGTTACTATTGGTGAACAAGCGCTTGATGTTAATTATTTTTCTATTTTACAAAAACAATTAGTGAATGCGGTTGAGAAGTTTCATCAAGAGCGACCCACTGAAAAGGGGCTTAAAATAAGCGAATTGAGAATGAAACTGGCGGCGGCGATGCAAGGTGATGTTTTTGATTTAGTTCTGAAAACAACGGTCCGTAAAGGCGCGTTGACTGAAGAAAAGGAGATAGTCTACCTTTCGTCTTATCGTATTCAGATTAACACAAATGAACGGGAGTTAATCGAGGAGATTGAATCAAAGTTGGCACAAACCCCTTTTTCGCCGCCTTCGGTCGAGGTGATTGAAACTGAAACGAAATTACCGGCTTCGGAACTTCAGCGCATACTGAGGATCATGGTGCAGCTCGAATTAATAGTGAAAACGGACAAAAATCTTTATTTTCATAGGGATGCAGTGCGGCAAGCAAGACAGTTTATTATTGATTTTATTGGTGAAAAAGGTCATATTAAAATCACCGATTTTAAAGATCGGTTTCACACAAGCCGGAAATTTGCTCTATCGCTATTAGAGTATTTTGACGCCATTCAAGTTACGTCCCGTAACGGCGATCACAGGGAGTTGCTACACCCATAA